A region from the Cervus elaphus chromosome 10, mCerEla1.1, whole genome shotgun sequence genome encodes:
- the CCL26 gene encoding C-C motif chemokine 26, translating into MMKNFPVASLLFLVLILSVDLGATTRGSDVAKFCCFQYSQKPLPWKRVRSYEFTRDSCSQKAVIFTTKRSQKVCAQPKEAWVQKYISLLKAQQQL; encoded by the exons ATGATGAAGAACTTCCCTgtggcttcccttcttttcctggTTCTTATCCTGAGTGTCGATCTTGGAGCTACCACAC GTGGCAGTGATGTGGCCAAGTTCTGCTGTTTCCAATACAGCCAAAAACCCCTTCCCTGGAAGCGGGTGCGTAGCTATGAATTCACCAGGGACAGCTGCTCCCAGAAGGCTGTGAT ATTCACcaccaagagaagccagaaaGTATGTGCCCAGCCAAAGGAAGCATGGGTGCAAAAATACATTTCATTACTCAAAGCCCAGCAACAACTGTGA